The Rhodospirillaceae bacterium genome includes a window with the following:
- a CDS encoding MBL fold metallo-hydrolase codes for MTIDPEIGGLVALGDDAYCQVGPRGEGNQGILVTPEGSVLIDGYIRNYAPLMESINDVTKPSPIKYVVNTHDDIDHFSMNHFFRRQGATVLASEVCRASIHKKMNAQVWVDNLRGRNPELGRDIDTPQELIPHIGIEKHATFTPGGERMELIYMGHGHSPGDLVIYLPERKLLYAGDLVFSGMHGRCKTCDFGGILPILDRLMDFPCDTVVPGHGSPVVGVGTEGIAIYRDYLVTLQERIAELVTSGVSMEDAKTKFDDWKYFNWGRPQLVHTAIEHAYKDFVWRSRFEHFQALHEDKD; via the coding sequence GTGACAATAGATCCAGAAATTGGTGGCCTCGTTGCACTCGGGGATGATGCGTACTGTCAAGTTGGCCCGCGCGGGGAAGGCAATCAGGGTATTCTCGTAACCCCTGAGGGTTCGGTCCTCATTGATGGATATATTCGGAACTATGCGCCGCTGATGGAGTCGATCAACGACGTCACCAAACCTTCGCCCATCAAGTATGTCGTCAATACCCATGATGACATCGACCATTTTTCAATGAACCATTTCTTTCGACGCCAAGGGGCCACGGTTCTGGCCTCGGAAGTATGTCGCGCAAGTATCCATAAAAAAATGAATGCCCAAGTTTGGGTCGATAACCTGAGAGGCCGAAACCCTGAACTTGGCCGCGATATCGACACGCCTCAGGAATTGATCCCGCACATTGGCATTGAGAAGCACGCGACCTTCACACCCGGCGGCGAGAGAATGGAATTGATTTACATGGGGCACGGGCACAGCCCTGGCGACTTGGTCATCTATCTGCCAGAGCGGAAGTTATTATATGCCGGTGATCTGGTTTTTTCCGGGATGCATGGCCGCTGCAAAACATGTGACTTTGGAGGAATTCTGCCAATCTTAGATCGCCTTATGGACTTCCCTTGCGACACAGTCGTACCCGGGCACGGTAGTCCTGTCGTCGGCGTGGGAACCGAAGGCATCGCGATCTACCGCGACTACCTCGTGACTTTGCAGGAACGCATCGCAGAGCTTGTGACCAGCGGCGTCAGCATGGAAGATGCCAAAACCAAATTCGACGATTGGAAATATTTCAACTGGGGTCGCCCGCAGCTCGTCCACACTGCCATCGAACATGCCTACAAGGACTTCGTTTGGCGCTCGCGTTTTGAGCACTTCCAAGCCTTGCATGAAGATAAAGACTAA
- a CDS encoding malonic semialdehyde reductase has translation MSDPREHAQREVREMRQQVDRLDEDGLNLLFLKARSHNSWQDRDVTDEQLQDIYRLMIAGPTSNNGHPTRLIFARSDEAKKRLEPALIGNNIEKVLTAPACAIIAYDSVFYENLPRFFPHAPQMKNLFEDNPELASADAFRNGSLQGAYFMIATRAIGLDVGPISGFYNNIVDEEFFKGTTLKSNFLCNVGYGDEGGLFQKLPRPDFKEFCEII, from the coding sequence ATGTCTGATCCACGAGAACACGCACAACGCGAAGTTCGCGAAATGCGCCAACAGGTCGACCGTTTGGATGAGGACGGCTTGAACCTGCTTTTTCTAAAAGCTCGATCACACAATTCTTGGCAGGATCGAGACGTCACCGACGAGCAGCTTCAGGACATCTATCGCCTGATGATTGCCGGCCCGACCTCCAACAACGGTCACCCGACGCGGCTGATCTTCGCGCGATCAGATGAAGCGAAAAAACGGTTAGAACCCGCTTTGATCGGCAATAACATAGAGAAAGTTCTAACCGCACCCGCCTGTGCCATCATTGCCTATGATTCGGTATTTTATGAGAACCTGCCGCGTTTCTTTCCCCACGCGCCACAAATGAAAAATCTATTTGAAGACAATCCGGAACTGGCCAGCGCCGACGCATTTCGAAATGGATCATTGCAAGGGGCGTATTTTATGATCGCAACACGTGCTATTGGTCTGGACGTAGGACCTATTTCGGGCTTTTATAACAACATTGTAGACGAAGAGTTTTTTAAAGGCACAACCCTGAAATCTAATTTTTTATGCAATGTAGGGTACGGTGATGAGGGTGGCTTGTTCCAGAAACTACCGCGCCCAGATTTCAAGGAATTCTGCGAAATTATATAG
- a CDS encoding fused response regulator/phosphatase, whose translation MPRTLVIDDDPQTEPLFRKHLSRLRAQRQDEFIFANSDKEALEILEAGTEFDIALVAIDRQDISGMGVFQQLKNRSLRVPRIALTSGENLTLIRRAMNDGATDFLTKPFSFADFIMTLNRVTREVEQRRRNWRERAEFSALRREIDIAGDIQQKILPQQYPDRPGLDIHGGMRPAKLMGGDFFDVFDVDDDHIGFVIADVSGKGVPAAFFMAVAQTLLRSIATGGTGPAESLAYVNRLLCGYHIPGMFVSVIYGTLNPSTGEICYANGGHQPPYVGNEIGDQPRLLEGGGGTVLGILEDVEYSEDTAVLAPGEFIYLYTDGITEAFNTDRVQFSEDRLELSLARHGGQDAKSLVDAVVSDVEAFSAPAEQHDDMTSLTVRRI comes from the coding sequence TTGCCCCGGACACTGGTGATCGACGACGACCCACAAACTGAGCCCTTGTTTCGCAAGCATTTATCCCGGCTTCGCGCGCAACGCCAAGATGAATTTATATTTGCCAATTCTGATAAAGAAGCGTTGGAAATTTTGGAAGCAGGCACAGAATTCGATATCGCATTGGTTGCCATTGATCGACAAGATATCAGCGGCATGGGCGTGTTTCAGCAGCTTAAGAACAGGTCTTTGCGGGTGCCACGGATTGCCTTGACGTCGGGTGAAAATTTGACCTTGATCCGCCGCGCCATGAACGACGGCGCAACCGACTTTTTGACCAAGCCTTTTTCATTTGCAGATTTCATTATGACCCTCAACCGGGTGACACGTGAGGTCGAACAGCGCCGCCGAAATTGGCGGGAGCGGGCGGAATTTTCGGCGCTCAGACGAGAAATTGACATTGCTGGTGACATTCAGCAGAAAATTTTGCCGCAACAGTATCCCGACCGACCAGGACTGGACATTCACGGTGGCATGCGTCCGGCCAAGCTGATGGGGGGCGACTTTTTCGATGTCTTCGATGTGGATGATGATCATATCGGGTTCGTCATCGCGGACGTTTCAGGAAAAGGCGTTCCGGCAGCCTTCTTCATGGCGGTCGCGCAAACCTTGCTGCGGTCCATCGCAACGGGAGGGACTGGCCCAGCCGAGAGTCTGGCATACGTAAACCGATTGTTGTGCGGCTACCATATCCCCGGCATGTTCGTGTCCGTGATTTATGGAACATTAAACCCATCCACTGGTGAAATTTGTTATGCCAATGGTGGCCATCAACCACCTTACGTAGGGAACGAAATTGGGGACCAACCCCGCTTGCTGGAAGGGGGCGGCGGCACGGTATTGGGAATTCTCGAAGACGTGGAATACTCGGAAGATACAGCTGTGTTGGCCCCTGGCGAATTCATATATTTATACACCGACGGCATTACCGAAGCTTTCAACACGGACCGGGTTCAGTTCTCCGAAGACCGTTTGGAACTAAGCCTCGCACGTCACGGCGGACAGGATGCAAAATCGTTGGTTGATGCCGTGGTTAGCGACGTCGAAGCCTTCAGCGCCCCCGCCGAACAACACGACGATATGACCAGCCTGACGGTACGGAGAATTTAA
- a CDS encoding OmpA family protein, whose product MTVNTVPEEPSKPSGAPTWMVTFADMMSLLMCLFVLMLSFAEMDAQRYRMMAGSMKDAFGTHRETRLMGLIELKGIKTTREKADSILKSEPKEKQEPVTSITVDLEKVISKHKTENQADVTKTLKSALTKELESNTVSLHQEGEKIIVRFPGKLAFPIGEVELSEQFKQSLNKVAQNLPQSTGDITVFGHTDNRPISTFKYRSNWELSSARAASVVHYLIEHMKIDASRMTATGYADSRPLAPNDTPKNRAINRRVELVLDAKE is encoded by the coding sequence ATGACTGTCAATACAGTCCCAGAAGAACCTTCGAAACCCTCAGGTGCACCGACCTGGATGGTGACGTTTGCCGACATGATGTCGCTGTTAATGTGCCTGTTCGTTTTGATGCTGAGCTTCGCCGAAATGGATGCTCAGCGCTATCGCATGATGGCAGGCTCCATGAAAGACGCATTTGGCACGCACCGCGAAACTAGGCTGATGGGTCTTATTGAGTTAAAGGGCATCAAAACAACTCGGGAAAAAGCCGACTCAATACTTAAGAGCGAACCAAAAGAGAAACAGGAACCCGTGACCTCAATTACTGTAGATCTGGAAAAAGTAATTTCAAAACACAAAACTGAGAACCAGGCTGATGTCACAAAGACGCTAAAATCCGCCCTAACAAAAGAGCTAGAAAGTAACACCGTGAGCCTTCATCAAGAGGGTGAAAAAATTATTGTACGATTTCCTGGAAAACTAGCCTTTCCAATAGGCGAAGTCGAACTGTCTGAACAGTTTAAACAGTCCCTCAACAAAGTCGCCCAAAATCTTCCTCAATCAACAGGTGATATTACCGTTTTTGGCCATACAGATAACCGACCAATTTCAACATTTAAATACCGGTCCAATTGGGAGCTTTCATCGGCCCGGGCAGCGTCAGTTGTGCATTACCTCATCGAGCATATGAAAATCGACGCAAGCCGGATGACCGCCACCGGGTACGCAGACAGTCGGCCCCTTGCACCGAACGACACACCAAAAAATCGAGCGATTAACCGGAGAGTCGAGCTGGTCCTAGACGCTAAGGAATAA
- a CDS encoding flagellar motor protein PomA (Homologous to MotA in E. coli and Salmonella. With PomB forms the ion channels that couple flagellar rotation to sodium motive force across the membrane and forms the stator elements of the rotary flagellar machine.), translated as MDIATLLGLAIGISVIALAILTGSDFYVFLNASGFLIVVCGTFAATLIKFPIKRVFVALKTGLKAAFISEKETPKEMVDLAVELAGMVRKGGTLALESAEVKNEFFAKGIQLCVDGYDGEVIEKLLTSEMEQSIARHKEGETIFRGIGESAPAFGMIGTLVGLVQMLSNMEDPKTIGPAMAIALLTTLYGALIANLVAIPIADKLEIKSRNERQMMSLITEGVMQIYAKQNPKILEGILETYLPTIQRHKHDEEAGVGDAQPKVDTEAA; from the coding sequence ATGGATATTGCAACACTCCTCGGACTGGCAATTGGCATTTCGGTCATTGCTCTCGCCATTTTAACAGGGTCCGACTTTTACGTTTTTCTAAATGCGTCCGGCTTTTTGATTGTGGTCTGCGGGACCTTTGCCGCAACTCTGATTAAGTTCCCTATCAAAAGGGTCTTCGTCGCCTTAAAGACGGGACTGAAGGCCGCCTTCATTTCGGAAAAAGAAACACCCAAAGAAATGGTTGATCTGGCGGTTGAATTAGCTGGCATGGTCCGAAAAGGCGGCACCCTGGCGCTTGAAAGTGCCGAGGTAAAAAATGAATTCTTCGCCAAGGGAATTCAGCTCTGTGTCGATGGATACGACGGAGAGGTGATCGAAAAATTGCTCACCAGTGAGATGGAGCAATCCATCGCCCGACACAAGGAAGGCGAAACAATTTTTCGAGGTATTGGTGAATCCGCACCTGCATTTGGCATGATCGGCACGCTGGTCGGCTTGGTTCAGATGCTCAGCAATATGGAAGACCCGAAAACCATTGGGCCAGCCATGGCCATCGCCTTGTTAACGACGCTCTATGGCGCATTGATCGCCAACCTAGTTGCCATTCCGATCGCCGATAAGTTGGAAATTAAATCCAGGAACGAACGCCAGATGATGTCCCTGATCACCGAGGGCGTCATGCAAATTTACGCCAAACAGAACCCCAAGATTCTGGAGGGTATCTTGGAAACCTATCTGCCCACCATCCAACGCCACAAACATGACGAAGAAGCAGGCGTTGGAGACGCGCAGCCAAAAGTCGACACGGAGGCCGCATGA
- a CDS encoding FkbM family methyltransferase: MSQFRFADLPFRAKLSYIAHAFKGIYKQHHKYLFPVMRRILDNDAVVFDVGGHGGQYAKLFAKVARQGKIFSFEPSSYSCSILRRVISANGLGHVKVIHAGLSDAPGTLTLKTPLKKSGTFRYGVATLGNSSWTGDFFEEECPLITIDDVVKKENLNRLDFIKIDVEGWELRVLMGGESSIRKLHPAILVELNDDSLTRAGDSLQWAWDQLTEWGYRAVSQTDPETLVDIIGDPIEGDIYWFHAEGPGPESS, translated from the coding sequence ATGTCGCAATTCCGTTTTGCTGATCTGCCGTTTCGGGCCAAGCTGTCTTATATCGCACATGCCTTCAAAGGCATTTACAAACAGCATCATAAGTATCTGTTTCCGGTCATGCGGAGAATTTTGGACAACGATGCCGTTGTTTTTGATGTCGGTGGCCATGGCGGACAGTATGCAAAATTGTTTGCCAAGGTCGCGCGGCAAGGAAAAATCTTTTCGTTCGAACCCAGTAGTTATTCCTGCTCTATCTTACGCCGGGTAATCTCTGCCAACGGGCTCGGCCATGTGAAGGTGATCCACGCCGGGTTGAGCGATGCGCCCGGCACTCTGACCCTGAAAACGCCTCTTAAGAAATCCGGCACGTTTCGGTATGGCGTCGCAACTTTGGGCAACAGCAGCTGGACCGGTGATTTTTTCGAAGAAGAATGCCCCCTCATCACGATTGACGATGTGGTCAAAAAAGAAAATCTCAACCGACTAGATTTTATTAAAATTGACGTCGAAGGTTGGGAACTTCGGGTGCTGATGGGCGGCGAAAGTTCGATCCGAAAATTACACCCCGCAATCTTGGTTGAATTGAATGACGACAGCTTGACACGCGCAGGCGATAGCTTGCAATGGGCATGGGATCAATTAACTGAATGGGGATACCGAGCCGTCTCCCAAACTGATCCTGAAACCCTGGTTGATATCATCGGCGACCCCATAGAAGGCGATATCTACTGGTTCCATGCCGAAGGCCCGGGACCAGAATCCAGCTAG